From the genome of Pseudomonas sp. Teo4, one region includes:
- the catC gene encoding muconolactone Delta-isomerase, whose translation MLFHVKMTVKLPVDMDPAKAAQLKADEKELAQRLQREGTWRHLWRIAGHYANYSVFDVPSVEALHDTLMQLPLFPYMDIEVDGLCRHPSSIHADDR comes from the coding sequence ATGCTGTTCCACGTAAAGATGACCGTAAAACTGCCGGTCGACATGGACCCGGCCAAGGCCGCGCAACTGAAGGCCGACGAAAAGGAACTGGCCCAGCGCCTGCAGCGCGAGGGCACCTGGCGCCACCTGTGGCGCATCGCCGGGCACTACGCCAACTACAGCGTGTTCGACGTGCCCAGCGTCGAGGCGCTGCACGACACCCTGATGCAACTGCCGCTGTTCCCCTACATGGACATCGAGGTCGACGGCCTGTGCCGCCACCCCTCGTCGATCCACGCCGACGACCGCTAA
- the catA gene encoding catechol 1,2-dioxygenase, with product MTVKISHTADVQAFFDTVAGLGNEQGSPRFKQIILRILQDTARLIEDLEISENEFWKAVDYLNRLGGRNEAGLLVAGLGIEHFIDLLQDAKDEQAGLVGGTPRTIEGPLYVAGAPLAQGEARMDDGTDPGTVMFLTGRVFDAEGQPLAGATVDLWHANTQGTYSYFDSTQSEFNLRRRIVTDAEGRYRARTIVPSGYGCDPQGPTQECLNQLGRHGQRPAHVHFFISAPGYRHLTTQINFAGDKYLWDDFAYATRDGLVGELKFVTDAAAARDRGVQGDTFADLEFDFHLQAAKQPALETRSDRPRALQDA from the coding sequence ATGACCGTGAAAATCTCCCACACTGCTGATGTGCAAGCGTTCTTCGACACCGTTGCAGGCCTTGGCAACGAGCAGGGCAGCCCGCGTTTCAAGCAGATCATCCTGCGCATATTGCAAGACACCGCCCGCCTGATCGAAGACCTGGAAATCAGCGAGAACGAATTCTGGAAGGCCGTGGACTACCTCAACCGCCTGGGCGGGCGCAACGAGGCAGGGTTGTTGGTGGCGGGCCTGGGCATCGAGCACTTCATCGACCTGCTGCAAGACGCCAAGGATGAGCAGGCCGGCCTCGTCGGCGGCACGCCACGCACCATCGAAGGGCCGTTGTACGTGGCCGGTGCCCCGCTGGCACAGGGTGAGGCACGCATGGACGACGGTACCGACCCCGGCACCGTGATGTTCCTGACCGGGCGGGTCTTCGATGCCGAGGGCCAGCCGCTGGCCGGCGCCACTGTGGACCTCTGGCACGCCAACACCCAGGGCACCTATTCGTACTTCGACTCGACCCAGTCGGAATTCAACCTGCGTCGGCGCATCGTTACCGATGCCGAAGGCCGCTACCGCGCGCGCACCATCGTGCCGTCCGGCTATGGTTGCGACCCGCAGGGGCCGACCCAGGAATGCCTTAACCAGCTGGGCCGCCACGGCCAGCGCCCAGCGCACGTGCACTTCTTCATCTCGGCACCGGGCTATCGCCACCTGACCACGCAGATCAACTTCGCTGGCGACAAGTACCTGTGGGATGACTTTGCCTACGCCACCCGCGATGGCCTGGTGGGTGAGCTCAAGTTCGTCACCGATGCCGCTGCTGCGCGTGATCGTGGCGTGCAGGGCGATACCTTCGCCGACCTCGAATTCGACTTCCACTTGCAGGCGGCCAAGCAACCTGCGCTGGAAACCCGCAGCGACCGTCCACGCGCACTGCAGGACGCGTGA
- a CDS encoding MFS transporter, translated as MTTLAKPHATEQHSKRYLYEWYVVLLFMVAYIFSFVDRQILALMIEPIKADLQLSDTEFSLLHGLAFSLFYAFMGMPIAYLADRFSRPRIIALGVVFWSFATAACGFSKNFLHMFLARIGVGVGEAALSPSAYSMFSDLFPKEKLGRAVGVYSIGSFVGGGIAFLVGGYVIAMLKGSATIEVALLGSMKAWQLAFLIVGLPGVLVGLLIWLTVRNPERKGAQLDEHGNVRKVALTDGLRFIARHRATFSCHYLGFSFYAMALFCMMSWTPALYIRKFGMSPEQAGFMLGSILLLANTTGVLFGGWLTDHLAKRGYTDAAMRTGVIGAVGMLVPAVLYSQVDQLWLSVTLLIPAMFFASFPMPASTAAMQILSPNQVRAQVSSVFLLISNLLGLGLGTTLVALLTDRYFGSPLAVGQSMSIISCVASLLAIVLLLKGCSCFRQSMQREYPAVP; from the coding sequence ATGACTACACTCGCCAAACCGCACGCCACCGAGCAACACAGCAAGCGCTACCTCTATGAGTGGTACGTGGTCTTGCTGTTCATGGTCGCGTATATCTTTTCGTTCGTGGACCGGCAGATCCTTGCGCTGATGATCGAGCCGATCAAAGCCGACCTGCAACTGAGCGACACCGAGTTCAGCCTTCTGCACGGGCTGGCGTTCTCGTTGTTCTATGCCTTCATGGGCATGCCGATCGCCTACCTGGCCGATCGTTTCTCGCGTCCCAGGATCATTGCCCTGGGCGTGGTCTTCTGGAGTTTCGCCACGGCGGCCTGTGGCTTCAGCAAGAACTTCCTGCACATGTTCCTGGCCCGCATCGGCGTGGGGGTGGGCGAGGCGGCGCTGTCGCCATCGGCCTATTCCATGTTCAGCGACCTGTTCCCCAAGGAAAAGCTCGGCAGGGCGGTTGGGGTGTACTCGATCGGCTCGTTCGTCGGCGGCGGTATCGCGTTTCTGGTCGGCGGCTATGTGATTGCCATGCTCAAGGGCTCGGCGACCATCGAGGTCGCATTGCTCGGTTCGATGAAAGCCTGGCAATTGGCGTTCCTGATCGTCGGGCTGCCGGGGGTGTTGGTGGGCCTGCTGATCTGGCTGACCGTGCGTAACCCCGAGCGCAAGGGCGCGCAGCTCGATGAGCACGGCAATGTGCGCAAGGTCGCGTTGACCGACGGCTTGCGTTTCATTGCCCGCCACCGGGCGACCTTCAGCTGCCACTACCTGGGCTTCTCGTTCTACGCCATGGCGCTGTTCTGCATGATGAGTTGGACGCCTGCCTTGTACATCCGCAAGTTCGGCATGAGCCCCGAGCAGGCTGGTTTCATGCTCGGCAGCATTCTGCTGCTGGCCAATACCACAGGCGTGCTGTTTGGCGGCTGGCTGACCGACCATCTGGCCAAGCGCGGCTACACCGATGCCGCAATGCGCACTGGCGTGATCGGCGCTGTGGGGATGCTGGTGCCGGCGGTGCTGTACTCGCAGGTCGACCAGCTGTGGCTATCAGTGACGCTGCTGATCCCGGCGATGTTCTTCGCCTCGTTCCCCATGCCGGCCTCCACGGCCGCCATGCAGATTCTCTCGCCTAACCAGGTACGCGCCCAGGTGTCGTCGGTGTTCCTGCTGATCAGCAACTTGCTGGGGCTGGGCTTGGGGACGACCTTGGTGGCGCTGTTGACCGACCGTTATTTCGGCTCGCCGCTGGCCGTGGGGCAATCGATGTCGATCATCAGTTGCGTCGCCTCGCTGCTGGCCATCGTGTTGTTACTCAAAGGCTGCAGCTGCTTCCGGCAGAGTATGCAGCGTGAATACCCGGCAGTGCCCTAG
- a CDS encoding NAD/NADP-dependent octopine/nopaline dehydrogenase family protein gives MNVTILGGGHGCYAAAIDMAERGHATRLWRRDGAALVTLQAIGSLTIKDYRGTRKVAVSGGEGGLQLVPNLKQALEGARLIVIPLPSTSHEALAKEVAPLLVDGQVVFLPPGTLGSLVFAKAMQACGNTAQVAFAETGTLPYLVRKHGASDVVISAYATRLPTGVLPTRLAGHAFAVLRQAYPSVEPIEDALSAALMNAGPIIHPPLILMNAGPLEHFDSWDIHNEGTQPSIRRVTNALDGERMAVREALGYQAPHFPLADHYNGEEGEEWMYGRGAHGKLTDSGDWREKIDLGTHRYMLEDTRLGLSLLVSIARWAAVPTPVAEGLLALATAATGRDLYAEGRTLEQLGIAGLSRAQMQRLLSDGLLTAYCNGENAAGR, from the coding sequence ATGAATGTGACGATTCTCGGTGGTGGTCATGGCTGCTACGCGGCTGCAATCGACATGGCCGAACGCGGCCATGCCACTCGACTTTGGCGGCGCGATGGCGCGGCACTGGTCACGCTGCAGGCGATTGGCAGCCTCACGATCAAGGACTACCGCGGCACCCGCAAGGTGGCGGTAAGTGGCGGCGAGGGTGGGCTGCAGTTGGTACCGAACTTGAAGCAGGCGCTGGAGGGTGCACGGCTGATCGTCATCCCCCTGCCGTCGACCAGCCATGAAGCATTGGCCAAGGAAGTCGCCCCGTTGCTGGTGGATGGCCAGGTGGTGTTCCTGCCGCCCGGCACCCTCGGCAGCCTGGTGTTTGCCAAGGCGATGCAGGCCTGTGGCAACACCGCCCAGGTGGCCTTCGCCGAAACCGGTACCTTGCCGTACCTGGTGCGCAAGCACGGTGCAAGCGATGTGGTCATCAGTGCCTACGCCACCCGGCTGCCGACCGGCGTGTTGCCGACCCGGCTGGCCGGCCATGCCTTCGCCGTGCTGCGCCAGGCCTACCCCAGCGTGGAGCCGATCGAGGATGCCTTGAGCGCGGCACTGATGAACGCAGGGCCGATCATTCATCCGCCGCTGATTCTGATGAACGCCGGCCCTCTAGAGCATTTCGACAGCTGGGACATCCACAACGAGGGCACCCAGCCCTCGATCCGCCGGGTGACCAATGCGCTGGATGGCGAGCGCATGGCCGTGCGCGAGGCGTTGGGCTACCAGGCGCCGCATTTCCCGCTGGCCGACCATTACAACGGCGAGGAGGGCGAGGAGTGGATGTACGGCCGTGGCGCCCACGGCAAGCTCACCGACAGTGGCGACTGGCGGGAAAAGATCGACCTGGGCACCCATCGCTACATGCTTGAGGACACCCGCCTCGGGTTGTCGCTGCTGGTCTCGATCGCCCGATGGGCCGCTGTGCCGACACCGGTTGCCGAAGGCCTGCTGGCGCTGGCCACGGCGGCTACTGGCCGTGACCTCTACGCCGAGGGGCGAACTCTTGAGCAGCTGGGCATTGCGGGCTTGAGCCGGGCGCAAATGCAACGCCTGCTGAGTGACGGGCTGCTAACGGCTTACTGCAATGGAGAGAATGCCGCTGGCAGGTAG
- a CDS encoding OprD family porin yields MEPKWPSRAASLCLSVAAFSPLNCIAEVWDDSHLSVNLRNLYLNRDFTNPGAPVSKVGNWSQGFDLQFESGFTDTPVAVGLDVNGQYGLRLDASGNDGSLPFSQHAQQAANDYSRAGATLKLKYAKTLVKVGDQRPNYPVASNDPSRLLDTLYQGAVIESRDIDRLTLVGGRFWSIVTRESSNHERLYRFGTSDSLDSEGLDFVGATYAVTPALQASYFHGVLNDIYKQDYGGVKHSFTFGDGYTLKTDIGYFNNREDGSARSGAVDNRAYSGLVTLEKAGHMVGASYQRMTGDTVFPTLNGYVPQLYLPNWASLPFIRPDERSWSVRYGYNFAALGVPGLRLFTRYIKGSDIDRGAGLAREQESERDIMLSYVIQSGPLNGLGFEVKDMRTWQKYGNDYDELRVITSYTWKFW; encoded by the coding sequence ATGGAACCCAAATGGCCGTCGCGTGCTGCGTCACTCTGCCTGTCTGTCGCCGCTTTTTCTCCGCTGAACTGCATTGCCGAGGTGTGGGATGACAGCCACCTCTCGGTCAACCTGCGAAACCTTTACCTCAACCGTGATTTCACCAACCCCGGCGCGCCGGTTTCCAAGGTCGGCAACTGGTCACAGGGTTTCGACCTGCAGTTCGAGTCCGGCTTCACCGACACCCCTGTTGCGGTTGGCCTGGACGTCAATGGGCAGTATGGGTTGCGCCTGGATGCCAGCGGCAACGACGGATCCCTCCCCTTCAGCCAGCACGCGCAACAAGCGGCCAACGATTACAGCCGAGCCGGTGCGACCCTGAAGCTCAAGTACGCCAAGACCTTGGTGAAAGTCGGCGATCAGCGGCCCAACTACCCGGTCGCCTCCAACGACCCTAGCCGCTTGCTCGATACCCTGTACCAAGGGGCGGTGATCGAATCCCGCGATATCGACCGCCTGACCCTGGTCGGCGGACGCTTCTGGTCGATCGTCACCCGTGAGTCCTCCAACCATGAGCGCCTGTACCGCTTCGGCACCTCCGACAGCCTGGACAGCGAAGGCCTGGATTTCGTCGGCGCCACCTACGCCGTCACCCCTGCGCTGCAAGCCAGCTACTTCCATGGCGTGCTCAACGACATCTACAAACAGGACTATGGCGGCGTCAAACACAGCTTCACCTTTGGCGATGGCTATACGCTGAAGACCGACATCGGCTATTTCAACAACCGCGAAGACGGCAGTGCGCGCAGCGGCGCCGTCGACAACCGCGCCTACAGCGGCCTGGTCACGCTGGAGAAAGCCGGGCACATGGTCGGCGCCAGCTACCAGCGCATGACCGGCGACACCGTGTTCCCGACCCTCAACGGCTACGTACCACAGCTGTACCTGCCCAACTGGGCCAGCCTGCCGTTCATTCGCCCGGACGAGCGCAGCTGGTCGGTGCGTTACGGCTACAACTTCGCGGCCTTGGGTGTGCCGGGCCTGCGCCTGTTCACCCGCTACATCAAGGGCAGCGACATCGACCGCGGTGCGGGGCTGGCCAGGGAGCAGGAAAGCGAGCGCGACATCATGCTTTCGTACGTGATCCAGAGCGGCCCGCTCAATGGCCTGGGCTTCGAGGTGAAGGACATGCGCACCTGGCAGAAGTACGGCAATGACTACGACGAACTGCGGGTGATCACCTCCTACACCTGGAAGTTCTGGTAA
- a CDS encoding LysR family transcriptional regulator, whose protein sequence is MPSKNPRQIDLQDHRLRYLYLSNEKGSMRAAAEALGVATSSVSRQIARLEEELDIELVRQGTHRISLTAAGEAAVEYYVQRISQHAALVARLDELRSRQAASTVIAIGEGLLGARAIHTLQAWLRAHGEHKAEIISAPSAEVERMVMADEAHLGVVFAPSPNARLTRLFSLAQPLRLIVHRDNRLAGRSKVTLEEVLRESLVLPGANFRVRELIDAACKDQPHSITPTLTSNSLAVILDFVRSGLGATLLAELPVIEELKGGTLKAIAVDCEAMQATDVQIVTRRGRVLDELSRELATEMAKAMRQAL, encoded by the coding sequence ATGCCCAGCAAGAACCCGCGCCAGATAGACCTGCAGGACCACCGCTTGCGCTATCTGTACTTGAGCAATGAGAAAGGCTCGATGCGCGCCGCCGCCGAGGCACTGGGCGTGGCCACCTCATCGGTCAGCCGGCAGATCGCCCGGCTGGAAGAAGAGCTCGACATTGAGTTGGTCAGGCAAGGCACCCACCGTATCAGCCTCACCGCCGCAGGCGAGGCGGCCGTCGAGTACTACGTGCAGCGGATCAGCCAGCACGCGGCGTTGGTCGCAAGGCTCGACGAGTTGCGCAGCCGGCAAGCCGCCTCGACGGTGATCGCCATCGGCGAAGGCCTGCTCGGCGCTCGTGCTATCCACACGTTGCAGGCCTGGTTGCGTGCCCATGGTGAGCACAAGGCCGAGATCATCAGCGCACCGTCTGCCGAGGTAGAGCGCATGGTAATGGCGGACGAGGCGCACCTGGGCGTGGTATTCGCACCAAGCCCTAACGCCCGCCTGACTCGGCTGTTCAGCCTGGCCCAGCCCTTGCGCCTGATCGTGCACCGCGACAACCGGCTGGCTGGCAGGAGCAAGGTCACCCTTGAGGAAGTGCTGCGCGAGTCGCTGGTGCTGCCTGGTGCCAACTTCAGGGTGCGTGAGCTGATCGATGCGGCGTGCAAGGACCAGCCGCACAGCATCACACCGACGCTGACGTCCAACTCGCTGGCGGTGATCCTCGACTTCGTCCGCTCCGGGCTTGGCGCCACCTTGCTGGCGGAGCTGCCGGTCATCGAGGAACTCAAGGGCGGGACGCTCAAGGCCATCGCTGTCGATTGTGAGGCCATGCAGGCTACCGATGTGCAGATCGTCACCCGGCGCGGGCGGGTGCTGGATGAGCTGAGCAGGGAGTTGGCCACCGAGATGGCCAAGGCGATGCGCCAGGCTTTGTGA
- the iacA gene encoding indole-3-acetate monooxygenase translates to MDSLCLQTAPGSSLAHGPAFEALLDGIRERARLGEFDRQRHISRDVIDAFKAHGVYRALVPSRFGGLECSPGEFCEMIERISHADGSAGWVASFGMSPVYLAALPLDTVASLYRNDPNTVFAGGIFPPQPAEVVAGGFKVNGRWKYSSGSMGADIVGVGIAPRNGDKLDLPRLAVMPRSQARVEETWDTVGLLGTGSHDLVVENVVVGEEWTFVRGGQPNLDEPFFRYPSLSFATQVLSVVGLGVARAALDELSGMASGRISVTGAPALADRPLAQVDVAKSEAALRSARAFFYESIEQAWGHVLAGDPVPAEVVNLLRLSSTHASRIAAEVARSAQMLSGMTGIYNESPLARCVNDAQVVTQHAFMGDVTYQNAGAMFFGKQPLPGYL, encoded by the coding sequence ATGGATTCGCTTTGCCTGCAAACAGCCCCAGGGTCTTCACTTGCCCACGGCCCGGCCTTCGAGGCCCTGCTCGACGGTATTCGTGAGCGAGCCCGCCTTGGCGAGTTCGACCGCCAGCGCCACATTTCCCGCGATGTGATCGATGCCTTCAAGGCCCATGGCGTGTATCGCGCCCTGGTACCCAGCCGTTTCGGCGGGCTTGAGTGCTCGCCGGGCGAGTTCTGCGAAATGATCGAGCGCATTTCCCATGCCGATGGCTCGGCGGGCTGGGTCGCAAGCTTCGGCATGAGCCCGGTCTACCTGGCGGCGTTGCCGCTGGACACCGTCGCCAGCCTGTACCGCAACGACCCCAACACGGTGTTTGCCGGCGGCATCTTCCCGCCGCAACCGGCCGAAGTGGTGGCCGGCGGCTTCAAGGTCAATGGCCGCTGGAAGTACTCCAGCGGCTCGATGGGCGCCGACATCGTTGGCGTCGGTATCGCCCCGCGCAATGGCGACAAACTGGACCTGCCACGCCTGGCAGTGATGCCGCGCAGCCAGGCACGTGTCGAGGAAACCTGGGACACCGTGGGCCTGCTGGGCACCGGCAGCCACGACCTGGTGGTCGAGAACGTGGTGGTGGGCGAGGAGTGGACCTTCGTGCGCGGCGGCCAGCCGAACCTGGACGAACCCTTCTTCCGCTATCCGTCGCTGTCGTTCGCCACCCAGGTGCTGTCGGTGGTCGGCCTGGGTGTGGCCCGCGCCGCGCTGGACGAATTGTCGGGCATGGCCAGCGGCCGTATCTCGGTCACCGGCGCCCCGGCGTTGGCCGACCGCCCGCTGGCCCAGGTCGATGTGGCCAAGTCGGAGGCCGCGCTGCGTTCGGCCCGGGCTTTTTTCTACGAATCCATCGAGCAGGCCTGGGGCCATGTGCTGGCCGGCGACCCGGTGCCCGCCGAGGTGGTCAACTTGCTGCGCCTGTCTTCGACCCACGCATCGCGTATCGCCGCCGAGGTGGCGCGCAGTGCGCAGATGCTTTCGGGCATGACCGGCATCTACAACGAAAGCCCGCTGGCACGTTGCGTCAACGACGCCCAGGTGGTCACCCAGCACGCCTTCATGGGTGATGTGACCTACCAGAACGCCGGCGCCATGTTCTTTGGTAAGCAGCCCCTTCCGGGCTACCTGTAA
- a CDS encoding IacB protein gives MSDKKALRVLFCMGINQNFFDAPREEQLDVWAAFSEMWNGIHDLPGVHVLGNMDDDKSMVGPSDGFPWTTYLLADVPDIETVHAACNLFRTSAVGTGPYKLWRYAKVEARVGRELIIQRA, from the coding sequence ATGAGCGATAAGAAAGCCTTGCGCGTGCTGTTCTGCATGGGCATCAACCAGAACTTTTTCGATGCCCCGCGTGAAGAGCAGCTCGATGTGTGGGCGGCATTCAGCGAAATGTGGAACGGCATCCATGACCTGCCAGGCGTGCACGTGCTGGGCAACATGGACGACGACAAAAGCATGGTCGGGCCGTCGGACGGCTTCCCCTGGACCACCTACCTGCTGGCCGACGTGCCCGACATCGAGACCGTGCACGCCGCCTGCAACCTGTTCCGCACCAGTGCCGTGGGCACCGGCCCGTACAAGCTGTGGCGCTACGCCAAGGTCGAGGCCCGCGTCGGCCGCGAGCTGATCATCCAGCGCGCCTGA
- a CDS encoding aromatic ring-hydroxylating dioxygenase subunit alpha, which translates to MSNLIPAVNLAVDPAELVQPDRVHTSLYTDPALFDAELEKIFHSTWVWVAHESEIAESGHYKTTYIGKQPVIVVRDRKKDVHVLLNRCRHRGATVCEHKKGKTNSFVCPYHGWGYALDGSLRGIPHPESYGDCLDKAELPLVSLRTESYAGMIFATFKDDIEPLVDFLGPARKWMDLFMKQGAGYGIKVPGEHRFRFPGNWKIQLENTTDAYHFPLVHKSFLSSVDEQTLELFDFVKGPGYVEDLGNGHSVMVMIPELVDLEADLDKPIPERFEALAAELRDEGIDEQQVRRIVRAVGGTGFNLNLFPNVACSMAFFRVLQPISVTETEIHHSVITMDGGPAAANRYRLRLHEHFQGPMGFGTPDDSEAWERVQKGANAGENLWIMLNRGLPGEQASEDGLVSDVSAETGMRAAYQQWKKMMSA; encoded by the coding sequence GTGAGCAACCTGATTCCCGCCGTAAACCTCGCGGTCGACCCTGCCGAACTGGTGCAGCCAGACCGCGTCCACACCTCGCTCTACACCGACCCGGCGCTGTTCGATGCCGAGCTTGAAAAGATCTTCCACAGCACCTGGGTGTGGGTCGCCCACGAGAGCGAAATCGCCGAGTCGGGCCACTACAAGACCACCTACATCGGCAAGCAGCCGGTGATCGTGGTGCGCGACCGCAAGAAAGACGTGCACGTACTGCTCAACCGCTGCCGCCATCGCGGCGCCACCGTCTGCGAGCACAAGAAGGGCAAGACCAACAGCTTCGTCTGCCCGTACCACGGCTGGGGCTATGCCCTGGACGGCTCGCTGCGCGGCATCCCGCACCCGGAAAGCTACGGCGACTGCCTCGACAAGGCCGAACTGCCGCTGGTGAGCCTGCGTACCGAAAGCTACGCCGGCATGATCTTCGCCACCTTCAAGGACGACATCGAGCCCTTGGTGGACTTCCTTGGCCCGGCCAGGAAATGGATGGACCTGTTCATGAAGCAGGGCGCCGGCTACGGCATCAAGGTACCGGGTGAGCACCGTTTCCGCTTCCCCGGCAACTGGAAGATCCAGCTGGAAAACACCACCGACGCCTACCACTTCCCGCTGGTGCACAAGAGCTTCCTGTCTTCGGTCGACGAACAGACCCTTGAGCTGTTCGATTTCGTCAAAGGCCCCGGCTACGTCGAAGACCTGGGCAACGGCCACAGCGTCATGGTGATGATCCCGGAGCTGGTCGACCTGGAAGCCGATCTCGACAAGCCGATCCCCGAGCGTTTCGAGGCGCTGGCCGCCGAGTTGCGTGACGAAGGTATCGACGAGCAGCAGGTGCGGCGCATCGTGCGTGCCGTCGGTGGTACCGGTTTCAACCTCAACCTGTTCCCCAACGTGGCCTGTTCGATGGCGTTCTTCCGCGTGCTGCAGCCGATCTCGGTGACCGAGACCGAAATCCACCATTCGGTGATCACCATGGACGGTGGCCCGGCTGCGGCCAACCGCTACCGCCTGCGCCTGCACGAGCACTTCCAGGGCCCGATGGGCTTCGGCACCCCGGACGATTCCGAGGCCTGGGAGCGCGTGCAGAAGGGCGCCAACGCCGGTGAGAACCTGTGGATCATGCTCAACCGCGGCCTGCCCGGCGAGCAAGCCAGTGAAGATGGCCTGGTCAGCGACGTGAGTGCCGAAACCGGCATGCGCGCGGCGTACCAGCAGTGGAAAAAGATGATGTCGGCCTGA
- a CDS encoding aromatic-ring-hydroxylating dioxygenase subunit beta, which produces MNLQLLQEVTAFIWQEGDMLDHGEYDAWLKQWTPKGTYIIPINPRETDYENTLNYAYDDHHMRQLRVQRLIGGESISTSPQPRTVRAISRIRVLADDGVNVTVRAAQNVREFRKESLKHYTADLTYELVRAEGGFKIQRKVISLINSDDALAGIGYIL; this is translated from the coding sequence ATGAACCTGCAACTGCTGCAAGAAGTGACCGCTTTCATCTGGCAGGAAGGCGACATGCTCGACCACGGCGAATACGACGCCTGGCTGAAACAGTGGACTCCGAAAGGGACCTACATCATCCCGATCAACCCCAGGGAAACCGACTACGAGAACACCCTGAACTACGCCTATGACGACCACCACATGCGCCAGCTGCGCGTGCAGCGGCTGATCGGCGGCGAGTCGATTTCCACCAGCCCGCAGCCGCGCACGGTGCGCGCCATCTCGCGCATCCGCGTGCTGGCCGACGATGGCGTCAACGTCACCGTGCGCGCCGCGCAGAACGTGCGTGAGTTTCGCAAGGAAAGCCTCAAGCACTACACCGCCGACCTGACCTACGAGCTGGTGCGCGCCGAAGGCGGCTTCAAGATCCAGCGCAAGGTCATCAGCCTGATCAACAGCGACGATGCCCTCGCCGGTATCGGCTACATCCTCTGA
- a CDS encoding SDR family NAD(P)-dependent oxidoreductase, producing MNQVALVTGAGQGLGQRFCARLLAAGFDVVVTDRDLGAAQAAAAALQGKGGKALAVKLDVASKQDFEQALAQVLEHFGALHVVVNNAAITKTTPLMQISPEEFDAVVGLNLRSVFLGCQVLGAHMAEAGYGRIINMASLAGQNGGTATGAHYAASKGAIVTLTKIFAKEFASRGVTVNAIAPGPIDSPAVHAAVPAERMNGLLANIPVQRLGDAHFLGDLIVQLARPEAYFTTGATWDVNGGLFMR from the coding sequence ATGAACCAGGTTGCATTGGTTACCGGCGCGGGGCAGGGACTTGGCCAGCGCTTCTGCGCAAGGCTGCTGGCCGCAGGCTTCGATGTCGTGGTCACTGACCGTGACCTGGGCGCCGCGCAGGCTGCGGCGGCAGCGCTGCAAGGGAAGGGCGGCAAGGCCCTGGCGGTCAAGCTCGATGTCGCCAGCAAGCAGGACTTCGAGCAGGCACTGGCCCAGGTACTGGAGCACTTCGGCGCGTTGCACGTGGTGGTCAACAACGCCGCCATCACCAAGACCACGCCGCTGATGCAGATCAGCCCGGAGGAGTTCGACGCAGTGGTCGGGCTCAACCTGCGCAGCGTGTTCCTGGGTTGCCAGGTGCTGGGTGCGCACATGGCCGAGGCCGGCTACGGGCGGATCATCAACATGGCCTCGCTGGCCGGGCAGAACGGCGGTACCGCCACTGGCGCGCACTACGCGGCGAGCAAAGGGGCGATCGTCACCCTGACCAAGATCTTCGCCAAGGAATTCGCCAGCCGTGGCGTCACGGTCAACGCCATCGCGCCGGGGCCGATCGATTCACCGGCCGTGCATGCGGCGGTGCCTGCCGAGCGCATGAATGGCCTGCTGGCCAACATCCCGGTGCAGCGCCTGGGCGATGCGCACTTTCTGGGCGACCTGATCGTGCAACTGGCGCGGCCCGAGGCCTACTTCACCACCGGGGCGACCTGGGACGTGAACGGCGGCCTGTTCATGCGTTGA